The following are encoded together in the Thermococcus sp. EP1 genome:
- a CDS encoding aminopeptidase P family protein, translating to MKRFLSYLGRYDGALITPSTNLYYLTGMKPQATEERLFLLVVNKEGESTLIAPKLYENEIEWEEVIFWSDNENPYEILDNVLSSLNLKTGKILIEDTMRASFLINIEHLLKDYELFPLSIVTREMRIYKDEEETKLMKKAAQIADEVFYEVINMDLEGKTEKQVALEIEFLLREQSEGMAFDPIVAAGKNAANPHHTPGERKIRRGDLVILDFGAKYKGYCSDITRTVAIGEVNEKLKEIYEIVKEAQERAFQSVHRGIMAREVDSAARDYITKAGYGKYFIHRTGHGLGLEVHEEPYISATSGTVLEDGMTFTIEPGIYLPGIGGVRIEDDVIVKKKGKRLTKAERDLIIL from the coding sequence ATGAAGAGATTTTTGAGTTATCTTGGGAGATACGATGGAGCTTTAATAACGCCAAGCACTAACCTATATTATCTCACGGGGATGAAGCCTCAAGCGACAGAAGAACGACTTTTTCTTTTAGTTGTTAATAAGGAGGGAGAAAGTACTCTAATTGCCCCTAAACTATATGAGAATGAAATAGAATGGGAAGAAGTGATCTTCTGGAGCGACAATGAAAATCCATATGAAATTTTAGATAATGTGCTCTCATCCTTAAATTTGAAGACCGGAAAAATTTTGATTGAAGATACAATGAGAGCAAGTTTTCTTATTAATATCGAGCACCTTCTTAAGGATTACGAACTCTTTCCCCTGAGTATAGTTACGAGAGAAATGAGAATATATAAGGATGAGGAAGAAACAAAACTAATGAAAAAAGCCGCTCAAATAGCTGATGAAGTGTTCTATGAAGTAATTAACATGGATTTAGAAGGTAAAACTGAAAAACAAGTAGCCTTGGAAATAGAGTTTTTACTTCGAGAACAGTCTGAGGGCATGGCTTTTGATCCCATAGTTGCTGCAGGTAAGAATGCTGCAAATCCCCATCACACACCCGGTGAAAGGAAAATAAGGAGAGGAGATCTTGTAATCCTCGACTTTGGAGCAAAATACAAGGGCTATTGTTCTGATATAACACGAACTGTAGCGATTGGTGAAGTTAATGAAAAACTTAAGGAGATTTATGAAATCGTAAAAGAAGCTCAAGAACGGGCCTTTCAAAGCGTTCATAGGGGAATAATGGCTAGGGAGGTTGACAGCGCAGCGAGAGATTATATAACTAAAGCTGGTTATGGGAAGTATTTTATCCACAGAACTGGGCATGGTCTTGGGTTGGAAGTGCATGAGGAGCCTTACATAAGTGCTACTAGTGGAACTGTTCTTGAGGATGGCATGACATTTACAATTGAACCCGGAATTTACCTTCCTGGGATAGGGGGCGTTAGAATAGAGGATGATGTTATTGTAAAGAAAAAGGGAAAAAGACTTACTAAAGCCGAGAGGGATTTAATAATACTTTAG
- a CDS encoding lipopolysaccharide biosynthesis protein, translating into MSYERKLMLRHSLASIVALAIFGASRFIYSVIISRKFGIEILGRANSLISQAFLLAIPLSFFAVALGKYTSEFLAKAEKEKIKSITTIGFAFPFVGFCLIPFNLFLGVIALLRAFQLTFRSFIYGLHRGEVYAYVMCVSFLFFIGGFLFENYYAPYIGLLLVITISGFIYLFKNKLLGKPKFEDFKLLTRYSSFAFLGTLSGVFLVQAPYFLSEKFAGSIVAGIVSASLSSAFLLTYLPQVFQSAIMPLYSYKYGKNEMNYVRWLAEESTKMLSLFVAFIVFILILVGRELLSVLFGFTLGNEFYLALMAVETYIAYNPSIVALNSTQYVREGTFVAIFGAIISLVSWLTLIKPFEEYGAVLGLLLGYLAILLMTAWISYKNIGISPRSYFPFVLAVSVQGLIFISKSLFFIGFLVYLLGVKEEVKKALELFRAYI; encoded by the coding sequence ATGAGTTATGAGAGAAAACTAATGTTGAGGCATTCTTTGGCAAGCATCGTTGCTCTCGCTATCTTTGGTGCTAGTAGGTTCATTTATAGTGTCATTATTTCAAGAAAGTTTGGCATTGAAATTCTTGGGAGGGCAAACTCTTTAATCTCTCAAGCATTTCTTCTTGCAATTCCACTGAGCTTCTTTGCAGTTGCATTGGGAAAGTATACTTCTGAATTTCTGGCAAAAGCTGAAAAAGAAAAGATAAAATCCATAACCACAATAGGATTCGCTTTTCCGTTTGTGGGGTTTTGTTTGATTCCGTTTAATCTATTTCTCGGAGTAATAGCTCTTCTTAGAGCATTCCAACTAACTTTTAGAAGCTTTATTTATGGCCTTCATAGGGGTGAGGTTTATGCCTATGTGATGTGTGTTTCTTTTCTTTTTTTCATAGGTGGTTTTTTGTTTGAAAATTATTATGCTCCGTATATAGGCCTACTTTTAGTTATTACCATTTCTGGGTTCATTTATCTCTTCAAAAATAAACTTCTTGGAAAGCCTAAATTTGAGGATTTCAAACTTCTTACTAGGTATTCTTCTTTTGCTTTTCTTGGGACGCTCTCGGGCGTTTTTTTGGTTCAGGCTCCATACTTTTTGAGTGAAAAATTCGCTGGTTCTATTGTTGCAGGTATTGTTTCAGCTTCGCTTTCCTCGGCTTTTTTACTGACATATCTTCCTCAAGTGTTTCAATCTGCTATAATGCCACTTTATTCCTATAAATATGGGAAGAATGAAATGAACTACGTTAGATGGCTTGCTGAAGAATCCACAAAGATGCTCTCACTTTTTGTGGCTTTTATTGTTTTTATTCTAATACTTGTGGGGAGAGAGCTTCTTTCAGTTCTCTTTGGGTTTACTCTTGGTAATGAGTTCTATCTTGCCCTCATGGCAGTTGAAACGTATATAGCTTACAATCCTAGCATAGTTGCATTGAATTCAACTCAGTACGTGAGAGAGGGAACTTTTGTGGCTATTTTTGGCGCGATAATTTCATTAGTTTCATGGTTAACATTGATAAAGCCGTTTGAGGAATATGGGGCTGTTTTAGGTCTACTATTGGGTTATTTGGCAATACTTCTCATGACGGCATGGATTTCATATAAGAACATTGGGATTTCTCCTAGATCCTATTTCCCATTTGTATTAGCAGTATCGGTTCAGGGCTTGATATTTATCTCAAAAAGTCTCTTTTTTATAGGGTTTTTGGTCTATTTGCTAGGTGTTAAGGAAGAGGTAAAAAAAGCTTTGGAGCTCTTCAGAGCTTATATTTAA
- a CDS encoding FUN14 domain-containing protein, translating into MNFDISGIMGDMGIGAVVGFITGYALKKFIKIVLTLIGAYILSLFWLQQKGVISINTDALFNLAESATTSTLTLAERAVGILPGTGAFVAGFYLGFRKG; encoded by the coding sequence ATGAACTTCGATATTAGTGGAATAATGGGTGACATGGGAATAGGAGCAGTTGTGGGTTTTATAACGGGGTATGCGCTTAAAAAGTTCATCAAAATAGTACTTACTTTGATAGGAGCTTATATATTGAGCCTTTTCTGGCTTCAACAAAAAGGAGTTATAAGTATTAATACCGATGCCCTTTTCAATCTTGCAGAAAGCGCAACAACATCAACCTTAACTTTGGCTGAGAGGGCGGTAGGAATTCTTCCAGGAACAGGAGCATTTGTAGCTGGGTTCTACCTTGGATTCCGCAAAGGTTAA
- a CDS encoding PadR family transcriptional regulator: MTTPMDRLKEKITKEVLWMYILRLLKDRAMYAYELKNEIKERFGFEPATVSSYVVLYKLEHEGYVTSEWQESETGRPSRKYYKLTEKGEKLLEEGIKFIEELLEKLK; the protein is encoded by the coding sequence ATGACGACTCCCATGGATAGACTGAAAGAGAAAATAACGAAAGAAGTTCTTTGGATGTACATACTGAGACTTCTAAAAGATAGAGCAATGTACGCATATGAACTTAAAAATGAAATAAAAGAGAGGTTTGGATTTGAACCCGCTACTGTAAGTAGTTACGTTGTTTTATACAAACTTGAACACGAAGGATACGTCACCTCAGAATGGCAAGAAAGTGAGACTGGAAGGCCCTCGAGAAAATATTACAAACTTACTGAAAAGGGAGAAAAGCTCCTCGAAGAAGGAATAAAATTTATAGAAGAATTATTAGAGAAGCTCAAATGA
- a CDS encoding 50S ribosomal protein L40e, with amino-acid sequence MARFPEAEARIFRKYICMRCGATNPWKAEKCRKCGYKGLRAKAREPRGGAGR; translated from the coding sequence ATGGCGAGGTTTCCTGAAGCTGAGGCAAGGATATTTAGGAAATATATATGTATGAGGTGCGGTGCTACTAATCCATGGAAAGCAGAAAAATGCAGAAAGTGCGGATACAAGGGACTAAGAGCAAAAGCTAGAGAGCCAAGAGGAGGAGCTGGACGTTAG
- a CDS encoding DUF257 family protein, with translation MPTFLFMPEVEAVFEELRFGEGVLIEYNSLTHPDLLLYMLIQWAKKREYKVVVDDNLDTFYTFKTTLDLLGLDTRILEDILVIKTGGRKRVGNVIGQIPVNDVRVESTKYISLFSSTIEKGNVINPVLGLDRAFYIHSSKEEIMTLLGNAIAFKGDKRRIAFYFVNIDVLNKIHPAILSWLEELATTVIRVQGHLEKMKVIIIKSINGPLTGKEIVVSLKA, from the coding sequence ATGCCAACCTTTCTCTTTATGCCTGAAGTGGAAGCGGTCTTCGAAGAACTTAGATTTGGCGAAGGAGTTTTAATAGAGTACAATTCCCTCACCCATCCAGATTTGTTGCTTTATATGCTTATTCAGTGGGCAAAAAAGAGAGAGTATAAAGTCGTCGTTGATGATAATCTTGATACATTTTACACTTTCAAGACAACGCTTGATCTATTAGGTCTTGATACCAGAATTTTAGAAGATATATTAGTTATAAAAACTGGTGGAAGAAAGAGAGTTGGCAACGTTATCGGACAAATTCCAGTTAATGACGTTCGTGTAGAATCTACTAAGTATATAAGCCTCTTTAGTTCCACAATAGAAAAAGGGAATGTAATTAACCCGGTGTTGGGCCTTGATAGGGCCTTTTATATACACAGTTCAAAAGAAGAAATCATGACATTATTGGGCAATGCTATAGCTTTTAAGGGAGACAAAAGAAGAATTGCATTCTATTTTGTCAATATTGATGTTCTTAACAAGATCCATCCAGCAATTTTATCTTGGCTTGAGGAGCTTGCTACAACAGTAATACGAGTTCAGGGACATTTAGAAAAAATGAAAGTAATTATCATAAAATCAATAAACGGACCTCTAACCGGAAAAGAAATAGTTGTATCACTCAAAGCATGA
- the udp gene encoding uridine phosphorylase: MKKFMPADRPQTEEGYQYHIACKPGDVARYVLLPGDPERVPKISTLWDEAKEIAFHREYRTHTGKYKGVPISVTSTGIGGPSTAIAIEELAAIGADTFIRVGSTGAIQPGIEIGDLIIAKAAVRLEGTSKQYVRIEYPAAADLEVTLALIEAAESLGVRYHVGITASTDSFYVGQARPGLNGYFPSFAKHLIDDLRQARVTNFEMEAATLYTLANIYGLRAGCVCAVFANRVTNQFGKEGEKEAALVASEAVKILAEWDEEKEKRGRKYWFPGLRNL; the protein is encoded by the coding sequence ATGAAGAAGTTCATGCCAGCAGACAGGCCTCAAACTGAAGAAGGATATCAATATCATATAGCTTGTAAACCCGGAGATGTTGCCAGATATGTCCTTCTTCCGGGTGATCCTGAGAGAGTCCCTAAGATAAGTACCCTTTGGGATGAAGCCAAGGAAATAGCCTTTCATAGAGAATATAGAACTCATACAGGCAAATACAAGGGAGTTCCTATAAGCGTTACTTCCACAGGAATTGGTGGACCCTCTACTGCTATAGCAATTGAAGAATTGGCTGCTATAGGAGCGGATACATTTATAAGAGTTGGTTCTACTGGTGCAATTCAACCAGGTATAGAAATCGGTGACTTAATAATAGCAAAAGCAGCCGTTAGACTGGAAGGGACATCAAAACAGTATGTTAGAATAGAGTATCCAGCTGCAGCTGACCTTGAGGTAACGTTAGCTCTTATTGAAGCTGCTGAGAGTTTAGGTGTTAGATATCATGTGGGGATAACAGCTTCTACAGATAGCTTTTATGTTGGTCAGGCAAGACCTGGTTTAAATGGTTACTTCCCAAGCTTTGCAAAACACCTTATAGATGATTTAAGGCAAGCAAGGGTTACTAACTTTGAAATGGAAGCAGCAACACTTTATACTCTGGCGAATATTTATGGACTTAGGGCAGGTTGTGTTTGTGCAGTTTTTGCTAATAGAGTAACCAATCAGTTTGGAAAAGAGGGTGAAAAAGAAGCTGCCCTAGTTGCTAGCGAAGCTGTTAAGATATTGGCTGAATGGGATGAAGAGAAGGAAAAAAGAGGTAGAAAATACTGGTTTCCAGGTTTAAGAAACCTTTGA
- a CDS encoding pyridoxal-phosphate dependent enzyme yields MLKCQTCGRIYENFKIICKCGGVLDYISEIENNFDSLLKKEFLDVRRYLEFLPVKEEFLPKLILPITPIVKREINEIHVFFKLEYLMPSGSFKDRGTYVTIAKLKEAGIKEVTLDSSGNAALSLALFGKSEGIKTHIFIPAYTSEGKKQLLKFFGAEVHEIQGSRMKVHAMAREFKKGLYISHWYNPYFIEGTKVIAYETYEQIRSIDYILTPVGSGSLFLGAYKGFKELNILEKIEIPKMIAVQGKGYESLCERSDERSNLAEGIAIPEPPRKKQMIEVLKTTHGTCVSVGDREIKKALNELISMGFLVEPTSATAYAGFKKLLNEEYFEKGSKVLIPLTGSGLKNV; encoded by the coding sequence GTGTTAAAATGCCAAACATGCGGAAGGATTTATGAGAACTTCAAGATTATATGTAAGTGCGGTGGAGTTCTAGACTATATCAGTGAAATTGAAAATAACTTTGATTCCCTACTCAAAAAAGAGTTCCTAGATGTTAGAAGATATCTAGAGTTTTTGCCTGTAAAAGAAGAATTCCTACCAAAGTTGATACTTCCAATAACCCCAATTGTGAAAAGAGAGATTAATGAAATTCATGTTTTTTTCAAGCTCGAATACCTTATGCCAAGTGGCTCTTTTAAAGATAGAGGCACTTATGTAACGATAGCAAAGTTAAAAGAGGCAGGAATTAAAGAAGTTACTTTGGATTCCTCAGGCAATGCTGCTTTAAGTTTAGCCCTATTTGGAAAAAGTGAGGGGATAAAAACCCATATCTTTATTCCAGCGTATACGAGCGAAGGGAAAAAACAACTGCTCAAATTTTTTGGAGCAGAAGTGCATGAAATCCAAGGTTCACGGATGAAGGTACATGCAATGGCCAGAGAATTCAAAAAAGGACTTTACATCTCCCACTGGTATAATCCGTATTTCATTGAGGGAACTAAAGTGATAGCATATGAAACATATGAACAAATAAGAAGCATTGACTATATATTAACTCCCGTAGGTAGTGGAAGTCTTTTTTTAGGAGCTTATAAGGGATTTAAAGAACTAAATATTCTTGAAAAAATCGAGATTCCAAAAATGATAGCTGTCCAAGGAAAAGGTTATGAAAGTCTTTGTGAGAGGAGTGATGAAAGAAGCAATTTAGCAGAGGGAATAGCGATCCCTGAACCACCAAGGAAGAAGCAGATGATCGAAGTTTTAAAAACAACCCATGGAACATGCGTCTCCGTTGGAGATAGGGAGATCAAAAAAGCGCTTAATGAATTAATCTCTATGGGATTTCTTGTTGAACCAACTTCAGCAACAGCTTATGCAGGATTTAAAAAGCTTTTAAACGAGGAGTACTTTGAAAAGGGTTCTAAAGTTCTAATACCTCTAACTGGATCTGGACTAAAAAACGTTTAA
- a CDS encoding tungsten cofactor oxidoreductase radical SAM maturase encodes MEHKFKLWDAEVTIKPKLDMKYLYIEITSRCNLKCKMCFKQYWEDEEGDMDWDLFLKILDDAEEFPKLEMILFGGIGEPTVHPLFIRMVREVKRRGFALGISTNGTLLTDEVLEELVRLGVELIYFSMDTVPNVSGAITLGHLAAALTAKKIQKLVGLKKKYGTGKPSIGVEVVVTKENYNQLSKIARYLRDIGADTLLLSNLIPMAEEQINDIVYDGSVDMEYYVQELEKMAHYGLYMKIPYFELKSERRCEFDENNAAVIRWDGEVAPCYRFLHTYYEYIFGRKKKVNAYSFGNVKEERLSDIWRSRRYTWFRFIMKNYAYPSCTDCSLRESCDFVTTSDVDCWGNEPSCADCLWGRRLIFCPIPQHMYGKFF; translated from the coding sequence ATGGAGCATAAATTCAAACTCTGGGATGCAGAAGTCACAATAAAACCCAAACTTGACATGAAGTATCTTTATATTGAAATAACAAGCCGGTGTAATCTAAAGTGTAAAATGTGTTTTAAACAATATTGGGAAGATGAAGAAGGAGACATGGATTGGGATCTGTTTTTAAAAATTCTTGATGATGCAGAGGAATTTCCAAAGCTAGAGATGATACTTTTTGGGGGTATTGGAGAACCTACTGTACATCCTCTGTTCATTAGGATGGTTAGGGAGGTAAAAAGAAGAGGTTTTGCCTTAGGAATTTCGACAAATGGTACTTTGCTTACAGATGAGGTTCTTGAAGAGCTTGTAAGGCTTGGAGTAGAGTTGATTTATTTTTCCATGGACACTGTTCCAAATGTTTCTGGTGCCATAACTCTTGGACATTTAGCCGCTGCTCTTACAGCCAAAAAAATACAAAAATTAGTGGGATTAAAAAAGAAGTATGGGACAGGGAAACCTTCTATTGGTGTTGAGGTTGTTGTAACTAAAGAAAACTATAATCAACTATCTAAAATAGCTCGTTATCTTAGGGATATCGGTGCTGATACTCTGTTGCTTTCAAATTTAATTCCAATGGCTGAAGAACAAATAAACGACATTGTTTATGATGGTAGTGTTGACATGGAGTACTATGTCCAGGAGCTTGAAAAAATGGCTCATTATGGATTATATATGAAGATCCCCTATTTTGAGCTGAAGAGTGAAAGAAGATGCGAGTTTGATGAAAATAATGCTGCTGTTATTAGATGGGATGGTGAGGTAGCCCCATGCTACAGATTTCTTCATACTTACTATGAGTACATTTTTGGAAGAAAGAAAAAGGTCAATGCGTATTCTTTTGGAAACGTGAAAGAGGAAAGATTAAGCGACATATGGAGAAGTAGGCGTTATACTTGGTTCCGATTTATCATGAAGAATTATGCCTACCCCTCTTGTACAGATTGTTCCCTTCGAGAGTCATGTGACTTTGTTACTACGAGTGATGTTGATTGTTGGGGTAATGAGCCCAGTTGTGCAGATTGTTTGTGGGGAAGGCGGTTGATATTCTGCCCAATACCTCAGCATATGTATGGAAAGTTCTTTTAA
- a CDS encoding MoaD/ThiS family protein, whose product MVKVKLFATLIGFTGKRAMEINGVKTVRELLDKMDELFPGFKKEIEKGFMILVNGRNIEHLQGPETPLKEDDTVSVFPPAGGG is encoded by the coding sequence ATGGTAAAAGTTAAGCTTTTTGCAACTCTTATAGGATTCACAGGAAAGAGGGCTATGGAGATAAATGGGGTTAAGACCGTAAGGGAGCTTCTGGATAAAATGGATGAGCTTTTTCCTGGTTTCAAAAAGGAAATTGAGAAAGGTTTTATGATACTTGTTAACGGTCGTAACATAGAGCATCTCCAAGGCCCTGAAACTCCCTTGAAAGAAGATGATACAGTTAGTGTATTCCCCCCCGCTGGAGGGGGTTAA
- the aor gene encoding aldehyde ferredoxin oxidoreductase, translating into MYGNWGKYIRVNLSTGEIKVESWDEEIAKKWLGSRGLGIYLLLKEMDPTVDPLSPDNKLIIAAGPLSGTSAPTGGRYNVITKSPLTGYITFANSGGYFGAELKKAGYDAVVIEGASEKPVYLYINDDHIELKDASHLWGKTTGETESIIRKELNDKNIRIAEIGPAGENLVKFAAVMNDEHRAAGRGGPGAVMGSKKLKAIAVKGTKTVPIADKEKFMQVVREKVNKIRNDPVGGGGLPKFGTAVLVNIINENGLYPHKNFQTGVFEYAYEQSGEAMAAKYLIRNKPCFACPIGCARVNKLPTVGETEGPEYESIWALGSNMGINDLATIIEANHMCDEFGLDTISTGGTLATAMELYEKGLIKDEDLGEAPPFRFGNSEVLHYYIEKIAKREGFGDKLAEGGYRLAEMYNGTEYFMGVKKMELPAYDPRGAEGHGLGYATNNRGGCHIKNYMISPEILGYPYKMDPHDIGDEKVKMLIIFQHLTAVIDAAGLCLFTTFGLGADDYTDLLNAGLGWDFSTDDYLKIGERIWNAERLFNLKAGLDPAKDDTLPRRFLEEPMPEGPNKGHTVRLKEMLPRYYALRGWSEDGKIPEEKLKELGLDEFM; encoded by the coding sequence ATGTATGGAAACTGGGGAAAATATATTAGAGTGAATCTTTCGACTGGAGAAATAAAAGTAGAAAGTTGGGATGAAGAAATTGCAAAGAAATGGCTTGGTAGCAGAGGACTTGGGATATATCTTCTTCTAAAAGAAATGGATCCGACTGTAGATCCACTGAGCCCGGATAACAAATTGATAATAGCGGCAGGACCGCTTTCAGGAACAAGCGCCCCTACCGGAGGGAGATACAATGTTATAACTAAGAGCCCGCTTACGGGGTATATTACATTTGCAAACTCCGGTGGTTATTTTGGAGCAGAACTCAAGAAAGCAGGTTATGATGCGGTAGTAATTGAAGGAGCGTCTGAAAAGCCTGTCTATCTTTACATAAACGATGACCACATAGAGCTTAAAGATGCTTCTCATCTATGGGGTAAAACTACAGGAGAAACTGAGAGCATTATACGAAAAGAGCTTAATGATAAGAATATCCGAATAGCAGAAATTGGTCCAGCTGGTGAGAATCTTGTGAAATTTGCGGCAGTGATGAATGATGAACACAGGGCTGCTGGTAGAGGAGGCCCGGGAGCAGTAATGGGGAGTAAGAAACTCAAAGCTATTGCTGTAAAAGGGACTAAAACAGTTCCTATTGCGGATAAGGAAAAATTCATGCAAGTTGTTAGAGAGAAGGTGAACAAGATAAGGAATGATCCAGTTGGTGGTGGAGGATTGCCCAAGTTTGGAACTGCAGTACTAGTGAATATAATAAATGAAAATGGTCTTTATCCACATAAGAACTTCCAAACAGGAGTATTTGAATACGCTTATGAACAAAGTGGTGAAGCAATGGCTGCTAAGTATCTTATTAGGAATAAACCTTGTTTTGCATGTCCCATTGGATGTGCAAGGGTTAATAAACTCCCCACTGTTGGAGAGACTGAGGGGCCTGAATACGAGAGCATTTGGGCACTTGGTTCAAACATGGGCATAAATGACTTAGCAACTATAATTGAAGCTAATCATATGTGTGATGAATTTGGTCTGGATACTATATCAACTGGTGGAACATTGGCAACGGCTATGGAGCTTTACGAAAAAGGACTAATAAAAGATGAGGATCTTGGGGAAGCTCCGCCATTTAGGTTTGGTAACAGCGAGGTCCTTCACTACTATATCGAGAAGATAGCCAAGAGAGAAGGCTTTGGAGACAAGCTTGCTGAAGGAGGATACAGGTTAGCTGAGATGTACAATGGAACAGAGTACTTTATGGGAGTTAAGAAAATGGAACTCCCAGCATATGACCCAAGAGGTGCTGAAGGACATGGATTAGGTTACGCAACCAACAATCGTGGTGGATGTCACATAAAGAACTACATGATAAGTCCAGAAATTCTTGGATATCCATATAAAATGGACCCACACGACATAGGAGATGAGAAGGTAAAGATGCTTATAATCTTCCAGCACCTTACTGCAGTTATAGATGCTGCTGGATTGTGTCTATTCACGACATTTGGTTTAGGGGCAGATGACTACACTGATTTGCTCAACGCAGGTCTTGGTTGGGACTTTAGCACTGACGACTATCTTAAGATTGGAGAAAGAATTTGGAATGCAGAGAGACTCTTCAACCTTAAAGCGGGCCTTGATCCAGCTAAAGACGATACTCTTCCAAGACGCTTCCTTGAAGAGCCAATGCCAGAAGGTCCAAACAAAGGACACACAGTTAGACTTAAAGAAATGCTTCCAAGATACTATGCACTTCGTGGATGGAGTGAAGACGGAAAGATTCCAGAAGAGAAGCTTAAAGAGCTTGGTCTTGATGAATTTATGTGA
- a CDS encoding Nre family DNA repair protein, giving the protein MMELFNSKLCALCKGRKLLCGRPTCPILERFRVAKSIEEKINRRDIFGSSPPSIFVGEYGYPKVRIGPLVPPIEGNTSHLDSPLKWADKTIKDILYYRSLLVMGEMKADVNIRKSGRLLSEVQELAMSIKPVDSEILLKKKPVLKVLPSEFAPPIGPKAELLDFELTENPKIPKRTDYIVNDELKAEPAIMRLYNWGFDEYYIIRLLSAGILGLHRKLVPTRWSITAVQDTIGKKLRKEVLHYELINEFEVYFHEFLGNRYAVILLPESYAFELLEVWLKGSLFGSGEPEVLHDYEDFRGIKGYAEQTTGAYYAARLSVLETLRKRRRQARILVFREITPRYYAPVGVWQIRVGVKKAMENLIGRFNTLQEALNEVKKFLEHPFNQYLKKSWILKMEKQRTLDYYLNYHKVTFI; this is encoded by the coding sequence ATGATGGAGCTTTTTAACTCAAAGCTGTGTGCTCTTTGCAAAGGGAGAAAATTGCTATGTGGGCGGCCTACTTGTCCGATTCTTGAACGTTTTAGAGTAGCTAAAAGTATAGAGGAAAAAATTAATCGTAGGGATATATTTGGCTCTTCTCCCCCGAGTATTTTCGTTGGAGAATACGGCTATCCAAAAGTTCGCATTGGCCCTTTAGTGCCACCTATAGAAGGGAATACCTCCCACCTCGACAGCCCTTTAAAATGGGCAGATAAAACAATAAAAGACATTCTTTACTATCGCTCTTTACTTGTTATGGGTGAGATGAAAGCGGATGTCAATATAAGGAAAAGTGGAAGACTTCTAAGTGAAGTACAAGAATTAGCCATGTCAATAAAACCTGTGGATAGTGAGATTCTACTTAAAAAGAAGCCCGTGTTGAAAGTTCTCCCAAGTGAATTTGCACCTCCCATAGGCCCAAAAGCCGAACTCCTCGACTTTGAACTCACTGAAAATCCAAAAATTCCAAAAAGAACGGACTATATCGTTAATGACGAGTTAAAAGCTGAACCAGCTATTATGCGTCTATATAACTGGGGGTTTGATGAGTACTATATCATAAGACTTCTTTCTGCCGGAATCTTAGGACTCCACAGAAAACTTGTCCCTACAAGATGGAGTATCACAGCTGTACAAGATACTATAGGGAAAAAACTTAGAAAAGAAGTTCTTCATTACGAACTAATAAATGAATTTGAGGTCTATTTTCATGAATTTCTTGGAAACAGATACGCTGTTATCCTACTGCCAGAAAGCTACGCATTTGAACTCCTTGAAGTATGGCTTAAGGGATCCCTCTTTGGAAGTGGGGAACCTGAGGTTCTTCATGACTATGAAGACTTTCGTGGAATTAAAGGATATGCAGAGCAAACTACTGGAGCGTACTACGCTGCCCGCCTAAGTGTTCTTGAAACTCTGAGAAAAAGAAGAAGACAAGCTCGGATACTAGTATTTAGGGAAATTACCCCAAGATACTATGCCCCTGTGGGAGTTTGGCAGATAAGAGTGGGAGTAAAGAAGGCTATGGAAAACCTCATAGGAAGATTCAACACACTACAAGAAGCCTTAAACGAAGTTAAAAAGTTCCTTGAACATCCATTTAATCAGTATCTTAAAAAAAGCTGGATTCTAAAGATGGAAAAACAAAGAACCCTCGATTACTACTTAAATTACCATAAGGTAACTTTTATATAG